Proteins encoded in a region of the Papio anubis isolate 15944 chromosome 14, Panubis1.0, whole genome shotgun sequence genome:
- the NMS gene encoding neuromedin-S isoform X3 has translation MENSRNKQLGFSIACPGFPQPLADPPDGLDIVQLEQLAYCLSQWASLSHQPKDNQDIYKRFLFHYSRTQEATHPVKTGFPPVHPLMHLAAKLANRRMKRFLQRGSGTAAVDFTKKVHKSLGDCNPQRKPYLRRVGKSLEPATLQPLQTTSGQS, from the exons atggaaaattccagaaataagcaattaGGTTTTTCAATTGCGTGCCCAG GATTTCCCCAACCTTTAGCTGATCCTCCAGATGGCTTGGATATTGTGCAGCTTGAG caACTGGCATATTGTCTGAGTCAGTGGGCATCTCTTTCTCACCAACCTAAG GATAATCAAGACATATACAAAAGG tttttgtttcacTACTCCAGAACTCAGGAGGCAACACATCCAGTTAAAACTGGG TTTCCTCCAGTGCATCCTCTTATGCATCTGGCTGCCAAGCTCGCCAACAGACGGATGAAGAGATTTCTGCAGCGA GGTTCGGGGACTGCTGCAGTGGACTTCACCAAGAAGGTACACAAGAGCCTTGGAGACTGTAACCCCCAAAGAAAGCCCTACCTGAGAAGGGTGGGGAAGTCCTTGGAGCCAGCCACCCTGCAGCCCCTCCAGACCACTTCTGGGCAGAGCTAG
- the NMS gene encoding neuromedin-S isoform X1: MQDRGLPLPVDLGEMHSSCPSSIRLWPARRNQTLTMKPLRPQFPLILVIYCFCMLQIPSSGFPQPLADPPDGLDIVQLEQLAYCLSQWASLSHQPKDNQDIYKRFLFHYSRTQEATHPVKTGFPPVHPLMHLAAKLANRRMKRFLQRGSGTAAVDFTKKVHKSLGDCNPQRKPYLRRVGKSLEPATLQPLQTTSGQS, from the exons ATGCAGGACAGAGGGTTGCCTCTGCCTGTGGACCTTGGGGAAATGCACAGCTCTTGTCCTAGCAGCATCCGTCTGTGGCCAGCAAGGAGAAACCAGACTCTAACAATGAAACCTCTTCGTCCCCAGTTCCCTCTCATCTTGGTCATCTACTGCTTCTGCATGCTACAGATTCCCTCTTCAG GATTTCCCCAACCTTTAGCTGATCCTCCAGATGGCTTGGATATTGTGCAGCTTGAG caACTGGCATATTGTCTGAGTCAGTGGGCATCTCTTTCTCACCAACCTAAG GATAATCAAGACATATACAAAAGG tttttgtttcacTACTCCAGAACTCAGGAGGCAACACATCCAGTTAAAACTGGG TTTCCTCCAGTGCATCCTCTTATGCATCTGGCTGCCAAGCTCGCCAACAGACGGATGAAGAGATTTCTGCAGCGA GGTTCGGGGACTGCTGCAGTGGACTTCACCAAGAAGGTACACAAGAGCCTTGGAGACTGTAACCCCCAAAGAAAGCCCTACCTGAGAAGGGTGGGGAAGTCCTTGGAGCCAGCCACCCTGCAGCCCCTCCAGACCACTTCTGGGCAGAGCTAG
- the NMS gene encoding neuromedin-S isoform X2: MQDRGLPLPVDLGEMHSSCPSSIRLWPARRNQTLTMKPLRPQFPLILVIYCFCMLQIPSSGFPQPLADPPDGLDIVQLEQLAYCLSQWASLSHQPKDNQDIYKRFLFHYSRTQEATHPVKTGFPPVHPLMHLAAKLANRRMKRFLQRGSGTAAVDFTKKDHAATWGRPFFLFRV, encoded by the exons ATGCAGGACAGAGGGTTGCCTCTGCCTGTGGACCTTGGGGAAATGCACAGCTCTTGTCCTAGCAGCATCCGTCTGTGGCCAGCAAGGAGAAACCAGACTCTAACAATGAAACCTCTTCGTCCCCAGTTCCCTCTCATCTTGGTCATCTACTGCTTCTGCATGCTACAGATTCCCTCTTCAG GATTTCCCCAACCTTTAGCTGATCCTCCAGATGGCTTGGATATTGTGCAGCTTGAG caACTGGCATATTGTCTGAGTCAGTGGGCATCTCTTTCTCACCAACCTAAG GATAATCAAGACATATACAAAAGG tttttgtttcacTACTCCAGAACTCAGGAGGCAACACATCCAGTTAAAACTGGG TTTCCTCCAGTGCATCCTCTTATGCATCTGGCTGCCAAGCTCGCCAACAGACGGATGAAGAGATTTCTGCAGCGA GGTTCGGGGACTGCTGCAGTGGACTTCACCAAGAAG